In the genome of Acidobacteriota bacterium, the window GACTGGCGAGGTGATCGTACATCTCGCGCCGAATGCGGTTGCGCGCCGAGAACGTCTTCAGGAACTTGTGCTCCTTGCACGCATTGATCAGCGCCTTCGATCCCCAGGGCCGCTCCTCGGGAGGATTCTTGGTTGGATCAAGCCAGGTCGACCATGTCTCGCGCAGAATGTCGATGTCCTTCTCCATATTGCTGCGCGTGGCGATGGCCCACATCACCTGATGAATGTCCGTGCAGTCGATGTCGTCATCGACCACGATGATCAGCTTCGAGTAGTACGCGCCGCTGGGCAGTTGCGCCGCCAGCGCCGCCGTCTGCGCGGCGTGTCCAGCATAGCGCTGCTCAATCGACACCGCGGTGATGCCGAATCCGCCCGCACCCTCGGGGAAGCAGTAGACACCCTTCACGCCGGGCAGTCCCACCTTATCGAAGTCCGTCCAGATGGACGCGCTGCGCGCCAGCGCGTAGATGATGCCCAGCTCGTTCGCCGGATAGTCCGCCATCAACGCGCAGGTGAGGATGGGGTTCTTGCGCATGCGGATGCGCTCCACTTCAATGTACGGAGTGTGCGCTTCGGGACGGCCATAGTAGCCAGTGAACTCACCGAACGGACCTTCCACTCCAACCTTGCCCGGACGCATGAAGCCTTCCACAATAATCTCCGCGGAGGCAGGCAGCTCCAGCCCGGTCAGGTCGCTGATGAACGTCTTCACAGGCTCATTCCAAAGGCCTCCCGCGTAGTCGTACTCGCACTCCGTCTTGGGCATGGTGATGCAGCCCACGGCCAGCAGCGCGGGGTCGGGACCATACACCGCAGCCACCGGAAAGTCCTT includes:
- a CDS encoding UbiD family decarboxylase, with translation MQTTRDFIKECEKMGQLKKITAPVDWNEEMGALNYMVAQKEGAPALWFTNVKDSKHGSSALMNMFGTGQDRVAMAMGLPVGKSMQELIELCKAKFGKKIPPVQVKPEQAPVNEIILEGKDINLFDFPAPKMWPRDGGRYLGTWDVLVTRDLEDDHINLGTYRQMIKSKNELFVYWSPGKDARLMSERYWSQGKDFPVAAVYGPDPALLAVGCITMPKTECEYDYAGGLWNEPVKTFISDLTGLELPASAEIIVEGFMRPGKVGVEGPFGEFTGYYGRPEAHTPYIEVERIRMRKNPILTCALMADYPANELGIIYALARSASIWTDFDKVGLPGVKGVYCFPEGAGGFGITAVSIEQRYAGHAAQTAALAAQLPSGAYYSKLIIVVDDDIDCTDIHQVMWAIATRSNMEKDIDILRETWSTWLDPTKNPPEERPWGSKALINACKEHKFLKTFSARNRIRREMYDHLASRWKELGLDGVPEKILTFEDSNTLTPIQFTTKTGDFPSGGTSM